The sequence CTCAACTTCTTCCAAAACATTACGAAGATGAATGGATACCGTTGAATATCGAACTAGTTAATAGACACACACGCATGTAAAATAATGATCATAATTTATATAAGTAAAGTGATAATTTTAATTTCATTAAAAACTTAATTTTATGTCTACTTAATAAGAATTGAGAAGTTTTAAATTTGGGGTGGAAGTTAGAAAAACAAAATGGGATGAAgagatttgtttaaaaaaaggaTAAATAGATGTAACATATACCATGATATTTTTCTAGTATTATAGAACAGAATAAACTTTCCCACAGCTTTCCGCATGATGCCGGGGACGGCTTCATCACGCCTAAACTCTCCATCCTAGCTTAACTGTCCCGAAAAGTCCTCAAATTTGTATATTTTATGGGAAACGTACTCATATATAACCATTAATCtttgtaataattaattaataatcttGAGCAGATATGGGGAAATTGAGGTTGAGGCTGGGCAGAAATTAAGTCTACTGAGCCCCCCATGACTTTGACGATGGCGGCGGTGAAGAAGAAGGCGAGAGGTACCCGTCTGTGGATGAGAATGGATCGGTGGGGGCAATCGGAACTGGTTGAATGCGACAAGAGCGCGATAATGAAGAGGGCTTCCATTCCTGCCAGGGATTTAAGGATTCTTGGCCCCATATTCTCTCGTTCCTCCTGCACCATCCTCGGTTGTTTCTCACAGAATAtgttttattttgtaatttggTGAATTAGAAATGATGGTCTGATCgatgatttaatttttgcaGCAAGGGAGAAAGCCATGATAGTAAACTTGGAGTATATAAGAGCAATAGTGACTGCTGAAGAAGTATTATTGTTGGATCCTCTTTGTCAAGAGGTTCTGCCATTTGCTGATCAGCTGACGCGACAATTAGCTGCAGGGCAAATGCAAGAAGAGGAGCTTCCTTTCGAGTTACAGGTATTGGAGATAGCATTAAGAGTAGTATGCAGATATGTGGAGTCCAGTGTGGCGGAACTTGAGAGAGACGCATACCCTGCCTTGGATGAACTGGCCATGCATGTGAACACCAAGAACCTTGAATCCGTTCGCACTCTCAAAACCAACCTCACTCGCTTACTTGTTCGTGCACAAAAGGTAATTAAACTATACATCTGGTACTGCTAAATTTTATTCCCACAACAAGCTAATTAAGTCTCTTCATCTTTAATTATCTTCTCTTTCTTTTCGGCAGCTGCATGCCGTTTCATCTAGCCCCCCGTGTGAAAACCCAGAAAACAACATAACTCGCCGGccacatgaaattatatattaatgatTGCTAAAATCAtgcgtatatatataataattaatattaaaaaaaatcagggCACAAAACCTCCTAAAAATGAGGTAAATTTGCATGACTTTTAAAAACATAGGGTTTGAAATGACATTTAATTTTAGATATGTTTATTTCAAAAGGTTTGGTAATTTACATTATTGTTGCTGCATATTAATTCCGTGGGAATTTGGTTGCGCATGTGACATGCCAAATCATTAATTTGGTGTTGCTGCACACATCAACTGAATGCGCGCGGCTTGTCCGTACTCGTTGTTTTGACTAATTGTCGGGGCTGTTGCAAGACGAATGTGAGATCATACTTCAAGAATATTGCTCAAATCATAGATTCAAGGATTTATACTTTAAATATGTGTATAATTAATGTTATAGAGCTGATATGACAAATCATTGAGCTACTATATCTATGATTAAGGTAATATCTTTGGGATAAGTTAAGGtaattccaaaaaataaaataaaactgcaAAAGAGACTTACAAGTTAAAATTCAGAATAATTACgataaaaaaacacaaaaaaattaaaaaggaaTTAAATCTAAACAACTCTCTTCATCACTATCCCCAAAGCATGTCTTGTTCTTTCTCCTCTAATTTTTCTTCGCTGCTTTCTGGGAGAAAAGTAAGAGGTGAGTGATATGCTAGTCACTCAGCAATGGGGGCTGATCGAACACATGGACATTAAATATACATACATTTATATTCTCGACAAAATTCAAACTtgacttcaaaacataacataGTCCATGGACATATTCATAACCTATCATATCATAACTTGACATATATAGCGTGATGTAGTACTGAAATCTATCTCCTTATTCGTGACTAACTGATCAGTATCTTTTATGTATTCCttctaaggggtgaggtcatagatCGGTTATTATATATAACCCACAACATGAAGGCCTTAACTTATCATAGTTCGaaaatttcattttcactccTAATTCAAATCAAAAAAGTGCTGTAAAAATATTTGTAACAAACCGAATTCATGTCGAATCAAGAGTAGAAAAATACATAACAATATTTGAACATATTATGAACAATCGAATTTTAAAAcatatgtattattttaaaacataaagtCCACTGACCGATTCTCTACATGCACGATTGAATTGGTACCCAGATCTTCAACCTACCGTTCCCCTACTTCGTCCCAAAATAAGGGTGTCTGACAACGGTGACCGTAAAGAGCCTCGAATGGGGCCATgccaatactacgatgatagctATTTTTGTAAGAGAACTCTATCATCGGTAAGTGATCCTgccaggataacccaaaatccatCATGGAAGTCCTCAGCATATCCTCTCGGACTGATCGTTAGTATCTGGGTGATATGTAGTACTCAAACTCAGAATAGTACCCAAGCTCGTTgaaagctaccccaaaaccgTGAGgagaacctcggatctctattgCTGACTATCCTCAAAGGAACTCCATGCAAttgcacaatctcctggatttGTAACCTCGACATGAGATCAAAAGTGAACTCGCGgttatacggaagaaaatgaGCAGATTTGGACAACCTGTCCAtgataacccaaataacatcaCACTGCCTGGAGTAGATTGGCAAGTGAGTGACAAAGTCAATCATCACATGCTCCAACTTCCAATATGGAATCTCCAAGCTCTGCATCAGATCACCTGGTCGttgatgctcagccttgacgTGTTGACAAAAACGACATCGAGAGACAAACTGGCAAAAACTACGCTTCatacctttccaccagaatctagtacgtagatcattatacatcttggCACTGCTTGGGTGCACGGTGAATCTACtacgatgtgcctgagatagaATATCGTCTCTCAAGGTCGAATCATCGGGTACCACCACtataccagacaaacacaacaaTTCGTCGATCTGAAAGTGAAAACCGGATGTGTTGTCTCCTTGAGAAAGTCTCGCTAAATTTtgcgtcttcagatcagaaaaATTCACTTGTCGGATGCGGGCAAACCAAGATGGCTTAGCTAGCACTGAAAACACTCGGATCCCCCGTTGTCATTTCTTGTGCCGGAACATAAAgtccaaagaacaacactcctgaaCTGTACTAGCCACTGCACTAGTGTGGAGAACACTAATACTCACCTTATGGCTAATGTGTCTGCCACTAGATTCGTAGTACCCGGATGGTAcataatctcacaatcatagtccttaagaagatccatccaacgatgctTCCGCATGTTCAAATCTGTctgagtgaaaaaatacttcaaaatattatggtccaaaaaGATCTCGAACCTCTCGCCATACACataatgacgccaaatcttcagtGAAAACACGATCGCTGCAAACTCTAGATCATGCACTAGGTATTTCCCTTCATGAgttttcaactgtctagaagcataggcaattacatgcccattctgagtcaacacacagtccaacccttgaagagatgcatcGGTGTAAACCACATAGCCTACGGGTCCAGATTGTAACGCAATAACATGCGCGGTAGTCAGTCAACTCCTCAACTCGTCGAAGCTCTATTCACACTCGATCGACCAAACAAAAGAAACATCAGTCCTCGTCAGCTATGTCAACAGTCTAGAAATCTCGATGAATTGACGGTAATACCTTGCTAAATCCAAAAAGCTACGAATTTTTGAAACTGTCGTAGGATGTGACCAGATAAATATAGCTTCAGTCTTACTCGGTTCCACTGATAAACcttcctgagaaatgacatgaccaaggaataccACTTGATCAATCCAAAACTCGCACATACTGAAATTGGCATATAAATGCTTCTCACGGAGAATTTATAGTATAAGCCTCAAGTGCTGCGCACGCTCGACAATACGACGAGATTAGACCAAAATGTCGTCAATAAAAACCaagacaaacttgtccaaataattGCGGAAGACTCTGttaatcaaatccatgaatactACAGTTGTGTTCGCCAATCCAAAAGGTATCACTAAAAACTTGTAATGACCATACCTGGTACGAAACGCTGTTTTCGAAACATCCACATCTTGAACACGcaattgatgatatcctgatctcaaatcaatcttggaatataCAGAGGTACTCTAAAGTTGGTCGAACAAATAATCAATCCGcgacaaaggatacttgttctaaAATTTCGTTTGGTTCAAATGTCTGTAAATACAGAGACACATGAAACCATCCTTATTCTTGACGAAAAGTACTGGCGCTCCTCAAGGTGAAACCCTATGTCAGATATATCTCTTATCCAACAAAATCCTTCAACTGCTGCTGCAACTACCTCATCTCTGCTGGTTCTAGGTGATAAGGTGCACGAGAAATCAGTGCCGTCATTGGCACAAACATGATCCCGAACTCGACCTCTCGAACTAGAGCAAAACCCTAGAATCTCATTCGGATAAACATCTGGGTACTCGCAAACTACTGGTAACTCCTCAATAGACCTGCGACTTGAGGACGTATAAATTGCATAGATAAGTTAGCCTTCCCCACCAGCCTCTAAAGCCTGACAAGCCTTCAGAGCTGATACAAGAGGCATAaggggtcgtgctccctcaccatagaaaaaccaactatcGCCCTCAACCGGACAAAACTGAACAACCTTTTGATAACAGTCCATAGTAGctcgataagaattcaaaacatCGATACCCAAAATACAGTTAAAATCCTTCATTGCAAGAATCATAAGATTCGCTGATAACTTAGAGCCCTCAAAATCTAATGAAAAACCCAAGactagacgcttggccaaaGCCGAATGACCTGTCATGGAAGATATAGAAAGTACTATGTTTAGGGCTATGTAAGACAATCTATGGTGCTTAACAAAACGTGCTGAAACGAATGAATGCGATGCACCAATATCTATGAGAACGAAAGCAGAAATTATGCCCAAAATAAATGTATCTGCGATGACTTCCTCATTCTCTCTCAGAACCTGATCTTGGCTCAGCGCAAAGACCTGTCCGAGAATAAGTGGCCTCTGGTTGGTGCTCTCATCCGACTATCCTGATGGCCTCTATGAAACCGATTCTTAAGAACCCGATCCAGATGGTGACATAGCACTTGTTTGAGGGCAgtccctcttcatgtgacccatcTGGCCACAAAGGAAACAAGCACCACCTGATCCATGTTTGTCTGTCGGATGATGTCCCCCACACTTATCGCACTGACCTCTCTTTTTTCCAAATTGGAACACACCTCCACCAGAAACTGAACCTGAAGAAGAAGACataccagacttcttgaaatattAGTCTTTGGACCCCAAAGAGTTACCTGGTCAGAAGGAGGAGAAGTTCATGTTACGCTTCATGTTGTCCTATGCCTGCCGACAACGATTAACCAGCACCTCATACGATGTCGGATCATCGCCAATAGCTACACGGTCGTGTATCTCTGTGTTAAGGCCCTGCATAAAGTGGTCATACTTGGCCTCGAAGCTGTTGGTAACATACGTCCAATATGATAGCagctcaaagaacttctgctgttACTCGTCTATAGTCAAGTTGCCCTGCTTCAAGTTCATCTGGTTGTTCGTCTTTAACTAACGGAGCGCTGAAGGGAAATACAATTTCATGAACGCCTCGGCCTAATTAGCTGAGCCTCGTGCAAATACAAAGGGCAAAAAAGTGGACCTCCACCACTTGCGGGCACTCTCTTCCAGAAGGAAGTTAACTGCCTGCAACTTCTGCTTATCGGTGCAGTGATAGACCTCAAAGCAGTTCTCCATCTactctaaccagttctccgcatcttcCGGAGTCTCGCCACCTTCCATTGGATCAGTATCCATCTTCACAAACCTTCGCAGGTCAAAGAGGTGTCCGTCATCTCTGTGGTGACGGTGCCTCCGAGGATGGTCTCTCTCCTCTTTGTCTCCCCAGCatccaccgacactcccatgcCTCTCGTCTCCACGTTCTGCCATCTATAAAAGTAACATAATTTAAACTCAAGGCTGTTTATCTAGATCCCAAATCataatgcatgctctgataccaaagaTATAGTCACCTGTCCCGAAAACACTAACTAATCAAAGATTAAGCATGCAAAATAACTTAcaacaaaataatcaattaaaacaGCAGAAACTTAATCATTCAACTAAGACTACCGGCATTATTACAACCATCTCAAAACAAATATCGATAAATgttatacaactcaatcaaaGATAATGCTAAACTCCACAAAGGAAAACCTGGTATAGTACAATCCACCCAGTTGCTGCTCAACGACCGCTGCCTCCCGGTCTGTTCAACCTAAGTCCTGCCCcatagaatggggtgtccagaaccaAAATCAAAGACGTGATATAACAATGCTCAGTACAAAAGTATGAAtttacacatgctatgaattcTAAATGCAAATGAATGGGTATCGAAAACCTATCACAGTTGAAACtcttgctcaacaaatggcacactagtatgtagcacactggactgtcgcatcaggaggtactcCCATGCCATAATTAATAAGTGGTATATTCGATCCCAAATCCATTGCATCCATCCATCAAAAACCTCAAGGCTGAGCAACCCCTCTACAGGTAATATCAAGGTCTAGACTTAACGTGATAATGCATGTCGCATAATAAATTCACGTAAGTGATgccatataaaacatgcaaacatagaacatgcgtACACAATCAGGATATCTTGGATAGTACGTCTGTACCTCAGAATAAGCAACCTAGCGATACTGCCTCTCTAGTCCAAACCTATAATGAGACAGTCACTGTATCACTAAACATCTACTTAAAGCCTTGTAGTGAGCCGTCTCGAAAACACTAAGAGCCAAAGATTAAgtataaaatataacttaataaacaataatcaaaataaGCCAGCGAAAActtaatcaattcaaataaaaacTACTGGCATGAATACAACCGGTCCCAAAAAATTACTAATAAATTtattacaactcaatcgaagatAATACTAAGACTTCACTAATAGAAATCTGGTACAATATaattgtgaggacctcggttttAGTCATCTAATCCAgattaaatcatgcaatcaacgA comes from Henckelia pumila isolate YLH828 chromosome 4, ASM3356847v2, whole genome shotgun sequence and encodes:
- the LOC140867745 gene encoding magnesium transporter MRS2-4-like, translated to MTLTMAAVKKKARGTRLWMRMDRWGQSELVECDKSAIMKRASIPARDLRILGPIFSRSSCTILAREKAMIVNLEYIRAIVTAEEVLLLDPLCQEVLPFADQLTRQLAAGQMQEEELPFELQVLEIALRVVCRYVESSVAELERDAYPALDELAMHVNTKNLESVRTLKTNLTRLLVRAQKVRDEIEHLLDDNENMAQLQLTQKSESMAAADHLSSRKICGSLLSNYHVEDLEMLLEAYFTQLDGTHNKIISVREYINETEDYVYIQLDSRRNELIQMQLVLRTTSLCLSVGVLLTGIFSLNIPCTLYKVNGIFGRFVGCILAACMLLFLLVLWYARWKNLLG